A genomic stretch from Schaalia odontolytica includes:
- a CDS encoding DUF6541 family protein: MLAWWMLVPTLLAMMVALVLPGFMWLRAGGRSSLVAVAAAPAFTFGLVTILSVAYPLFDIEWGPSTALPILGLSAVGGGAAWSLSFFRRSNGGFSLRGVPLREAIGVRVPIGSAQAAIRATTWGAIIVGFLVAAWPLIAGANPANPVQQWDPTFHQNGVHAILYGKNASPFGGLHELYGGRSVYYPTGWHAFVALFARYDSVVQASNVSSLALMAVWVTGLAALVSVLTASRSAIMAAPIIGGMLLNMPADALTMYNQWPNSTGTALVPGLAAAAVIVGRRLATDLRAGDGVRAFARRIPQGLFLLIGALGLVGAHPSAAFSMLALLIAPLLAFIASFGRRALDREGRGQLAVLACGALALAVVALPLLALASPKIQAMGKYPRNGTSWSEAFAHAFLPYPPFTSTSGMTHWTFIQLVLLIAGVVATVRLHMLLSRPDPLERAAEQAGLIESADEEDAASPDGEEALPLPFWPLISYLILAGLTGLAYSPNSALRTYLLAPWYKDARRIMGVEDIALAVLMAVGAAAIVRAAHTAWTKSLQRILAERGVDDDVEAPRWPIQACVGLLILVLSGFGAIDARNAAVAYVYDPDQLGKPGMATTGELAMLRRMKYTTAPNALILGDPIAGAAYSEMLGGRKAVFPQLSTVNADGASQKVLTQRFRDIATDPEVCEVVQRLGITHFYEEEDGTYYNFMRSSRNPGLYGVDTSSGFELVDAGGTAKLWKITACGDVTPGGGREAFVTGESANRG, from the coding sequence GTGCTGGCCTGGTGGATGCTGGTTCCGACCCTGCTGGCCATGATGGTCGCCCTGGTTCTGCCGGGGTTCATGTGGCTCAGGGCCGGAGGCCGCTCGTCGCTCGTCGCGGTCGCGGCCGCACCCGCATTCACGTTCGGCCTCGTGACGATCCTGTCGGTGGCCTACCCGCTCTTTGACATCGAGTGGGGACCCTCCACCGCCCTGCCGATCCTCGGCCTGAGCGCCGTCGGAGGCGGTGCCGCGTGGAGCCTGAGTTTCTTCCGTCGCAGCAACGGTGGTTTCTCGCTGCGGGGAGTCCCCCTGCGCGAGGCCATTGGCGTGCGCGTCCCGATCGGCAGCGCCCAGGCCGCGATTCGCGCGACCACGTGGGGTGCGATCATCGTCGGTTTCCTCGTGGCCGCGTGGCCCCTCATCGCGGGCGCGAACCCTGCCAACCCCGTCCAGCAGTGGGACCCGACCTTCCATCAGAACGGCGTGCACGCCATCCTGTACGGAAAGAACGCGAGCCCCTTCGGTGGCCTCCACGAGCTCTACGGCGGTAGGAGCGTCTACTACCCCACGGGCTGGCACGCCTTCGTGGCACTCTTCGCGCGCTACGACTCGGTCGTCCAGGCCTCCAACGTGTCCTCGCTGGCGCTCATGGCCGTGTGGGTCACGGGACTGGCGGCCTTGGTTTCTGTCCTCACTGCGTCGCGCAGCGCCATCATGGCGGCACCGATCATCGGCGGGATGCTGCTCAACATGCCGGCCGACGCGCTGACCATGTACAACCAGTGGCCCAACTCGACCGGAACCGCACTGGTCCCCGGCCTTGCCGCGGCCGCGGTGATCGTCGGCCGCAGGCTCGCCACCGATCTGAGAGCCGGAGATGGGGTGCGAGCATTCGCACGCCGCATCCCTCAGGGTCTCTTTCTGCTGATTGGTGCCCTCGGCCTCGTCGGCGCGCACCCGAGCGCCGCCTTCTCCATGCTTGCGCTTCTCATCGCGCCGCTCCTGGCCTTCATCGCGTCTTTCGGGCGCCGTGCCCTCGATCGTGAGGGACGAGGCCAGCTCGCCGTCCTCGCGTGTGGTGCCCTTGCGCTCGCTGTCGTCGCCCTGCCTCTCCTCGCTCTGGCCTCGCCCAAGATTCAGGCAATGGGCAAGTATCCGCGCAACGGCACCAGCTGGAGCGAGGCTTTCGCCCACGCCTTCCTGCCCTACCCGCCTTTTACGAGCACGTCGGGCATGACGCACTGGACGTTCATCCAGCTGGTCCTCCTCATCGCTGGCGTCGTCGCAACAGTACGACTGCACATGCTGCTGAGCCGTCCCGACCCCCTGGAGCGCGCCGCAGAACAGGCTGGGCTCATCGAGAGCGCGGACGAGGAGGATGCGGCCTCGCCCGACGGGGAGGAGGCGCTTCCCCTGCCCTTCTGGCCGCTCATCTCCTACCTGATCCTCGCGGGCCTGACGGGTCTCGCGTACTCGCCCAACTCGGCGCTGCGCACGTACCTGCTGGCCCCCTGGTACAAGGACGCCCGGCGCATCATGGGTGTCGAAGACATCGCGCTCGCTGTCCTCATGGCGGTCGGAGCCGCGGCGATCGTCCGCGCTGCGCACACCGCCTGGACGAAGTCCCTGCAGAGGATCCTCGCCGAACGAGGCGTTGACGACGACGTCGAAGCGCCGCGTTGGCCGATCCAGGCGTGCGTCGGCCTCCTCATCCTCGTCCTGTCAGGCTTCGGGGCAATCGACGCCCGAAACGCTGCGGTCGCCTACGTGTACGACCCCGATCAACTGGGTAAGCCCGGCATGGCCACCACCGGCGAGCTGGCCATGCTGCGCCGCATGAAGTACACGACCGCTCCCAACGCGCTCATCCTCGGCGACCCGATCGCGGGCGCTGCCTACTCGGAGATGCTCGGCGGGCGCAAGGCCGTCTTCCCGCAGCTGAGCACGGTCAACGCGGATGGGGCCTCGCAGAAGGTCCTCACCCAGCGCTTCCGCGACATCGCGACCGACCCGGAGGTCTGTGAGGTCGTGCAACGGCTTGGCATTACGCACTTCTACGAGGAAGAAGACGGCACCTACTACAACTTCATGCGATCCTCCCGTAACCCGGGGCTTTACGGCGTCGACACCTCTTCCGGTTTCGAGCTGGTCGACGCGGGTGGCACCGCGAAGCTGTGGAAGATCACCGCGTGTGGCGACGTCACCCCGGGCGGCGGACGCGAGGCCTTCGTGACCGGCGAGAGCGCGAACCGCGGCTGA
- a CDS encoding lysylphosphatidylglycerol synthase domain-containing protein produces the protein MRKRKDSHDGSPVADTNLLFVPSSSDNSAENGVDALMGMIDEAGAQAAPPPEAVTSEARTELTVPVIAPDTTTAPVTTPPSIPPSRVQSDEAEAASSPQSDSAHTSTLPPAVPPADSDDAADTDEPIQASSTPEATDSERALGTEDNATAKVSDEETQSTLAPASGEIAANLPVRRMRLPRPVYIADRISSVRRRREDVVDVVLSLIAILIIWTIGALASATTHGVTMDVLRFQLIRKILVLPVSITEGLIILTTPILVIVSLALRRRLQAIIQVLVTSLVAAVGSWIIILLTGLLPSDLTAPLSVDRALATQGSQTGIAIAINLVIVTLCALFTSAGEAQSMKAIRWGWTGLWIILMLGVLRSTMTLPVAFISVFLGRAFGSGSRWIMGYDDQRAKGAKLVEALLGIGITPSRIVRTDLDTTEEPLATWAVAENPRGHLTQMPADLGDMGVTVTRRPNHDHYRHYQAWSDTGLTYELIAMDPGQELTGTLLEMWNNLRLRGISRWVSPSLKAQAERSSFTTLQALRAGVFTQEPIGIAASADSIIMVMSALPPTTPLTELGEDASDEVLDRAWEQLRFAHSRGISHRALTPEAVVVDASSDVWLLDWDSGEVATTELNQSIDIAQMLVLTALAVGPERALEAGRRCVGEATLVSCAPVIQKPVLPAEVNQRLRRSDLLSELRAALVGDSEAETAPTADLQRFRPRTIFTIAVAFIAVFIVVGSLNFSDIVTTVKSANLWWMLASAALGCLIWAGSAIPLIALSPEKLGFKDTFIAQVAASIITIVAPAGVGPAALNLRYLRKRRVPTAMAVTTVTLMQISQALVTIILLLLVMVIAGSSLSVSVPYGTILGVVAVVMVAVGVIVAVPKVRRWIWAKVRPTWQQVYPRLLWIIGQPRRLAAVIGGNLLMNIGYVGAFWTALIAMGGSLNFSTVSITYLTANAAGSFIPSPGGIGTVETALTSGLTVAGISSSVAITTALLYRLVTFYGRIPFGWLAMKYMEKKNLI, from the coding sequence ATGAGGAAGCGCAAGGATTCACACGACGGCTCGCCGGTCGCGGACACAAACCTCCTCTTCGTTCCATCCTCGTCTGACAATTCCGCGGAGAACGGGGTGGACGCCCTGATGGGCATGATCGACGAGGCCGGGGCACAGGCCGCGCCACCCCCGGAGGCGGTCACCTCCGAGGCCCGCACGGAGCTCACGGTTCCTGTCATCGCCCCCGATACAACCACCGCGCCGGTGACCACGCCCCCCAGCATCCCGCCGAGCCGGGTTCAGAGCGACGAGGCAGAAGCGGCCTCGTCACCGCAATCCGACAGCGCTCATACCAGCACCCTTCCTCCGGCTGTGCCCCCAGCCGATTCCGATGATGCTGCCGACACGGACGAGCCCATCCAGGCCTCGTCCACGCCCGAAGCAACCGATTCTGAACGAGCCCTCGGCACCGAGGACAATGCCACCGCGAAGGTTTCGGACGAGGAAACACAATCCACCCTCGCCCCGGCAAGCGGCGAGATCGCCGCGAATCTGCCCGTGCGGCGCATGCGCCTGCCCCGCCCCGTCTACATCGCCGACCGGATCTCGAGCGTGCGCCGCCGCCGCGAGGATGTCGTCGACGTGGTCCTCTCGCTCATCGCGATCCTCATCATCTGGACGATCGGTGCGCTTGCCAGCGCGACCACGCACGGCGTCACCATGGATGTCCTGCGTTTCCAGCTGATCCGTAAGATTCTCGTTCTTCCGGTGAGCATCACCGAGGGCCTCATCATCTTGACCACGCCAATCCTCGTGATCGTCTCACTCGCTCTGCGCAGACGCCTCCAGGCGATCATCCAGGTCCTCGTCACCAGTCTCGTCGCTGCGGTCGGTAGCTGGATCATCATTTTGCTGACTGGCCTATTGCCCAGTGACCTGACCGCACCCCTGAGCGTCGACCGGGCGTTGGCCACACAGGGCTCCCAGACCGGCATCGCGATCGCCATCAACCTGGTCATCGTCACCCTGTGCGCCCTGTTCACCTCCGCCGGCGAAGCACAGTCGATGAAGGCAATTCGATGGGGCTGGACCGGCCTGTGGATCATCCTCATGCTGGGCGTGCTGCGCTCTACCATGACCCTGCCCGTCGCCTTCATATCCGTGTTCCTTGGCCGCGCCTTCGGCTCCGGTTCGCGATGGATTATGGGCTACGACGACCAACGAGCTAAGGGAGCCAAACTGGTCGAGGCTCTCCTCGGCATCGGTATCACGCCTTCGCGAATCGTTCGCACCGACCTCGACACGACCGAGGAACCACTGGCCACATGGGCCGTCGCTGAGAACCCGCGAGGCCACCTCACCCAGATGCCCGCAGACCTCGGCGACATGGGCGTGACCGTCACGCGACGCCCAAACCACGACCATTACCGCCACTACCAGGCATGGAGCGACACGGGACTGACCTACGAGCTCATCGCGATGGATCCGGGCCAGGAGCTGACCGGAACGCTCCTGGAGATGTGGAACAACCTGCGCCTGCGCGGCATCAGCCGCTGGGTGTCGCCATCGCTCAAGGCTCAGGCCGAGCGTTCCTCCTTCACGACGCTGCAGGCACTGCGTGCCGGCGTGTTCACGCAGGAGCCGATCGGCATCGCCGCATCCGCGGACTCAATCATCATGGTCATGTCCGCGCTGCCCCCGACGACTCCGCTGACCGAACTCGGTGAGGACGCCTCGGACGAGGTCTTGGACCGCGCGTGGGAGCAGCTGCGATTCGCCCACTCTCGCGGCATCTCACACCGCGCCCTCACACCCGAGGCCGTGGTCGTCGATGCTTCTTCCGACGTGTGGCTGCTCGACTGGGATTCGGGAGAGGTCGCCACGACCGAACTCAACCAGTCGATCGACATCGCCCAGATGCTGGTTCTCACCGCCCTCGCGGTGGGCCCCGAACGCGCGCTCGAGGCTGGTCGGCGATGCGTCGGAGAGGCAACCCTGGTGTCCTGCGCCCCCGTCATCCAGAAGCCCGTCCTGCCGGCCGAGGTCAACCAGCGCCTACGCCGTTCCGACCTGCTCAGTGAGCTGCGCGCCGCCCTCGTGGGCGACTCCGAAGCCGAGACCGCTCCGACGGCGGACCTGCAGCGTTTCCGCCCGCGCACGATCTTCACGATCGCGGTCGCGTTCATCGCGGTGTTCATCGTCGTCGGATCGCTCAACTTCAGCGACATCGTCACCACGGTCAAGAGTGCAAACCTCTGGTGGATGCTCGCCTCGGCGGCGCTGGGATGCCTCATCTGGGCCGGATCGGCGATCCCACTCATCGCCCTTTCGCCCGAGAAGCTGGGCTTCAAGGACACGTTCATCGCACAGGTCGCGGCCTCGATCATTACGATTGTGGCTCCTGCCGGTGTGGGCCCCGCGGCTCTGAACCTGCGATACCTGCGCAAGCGCCGCGTCCCCACCGCCATGGCGGTGACGACAGTAACACTCATGCAGATCTCTCAGGCGCTCGTCACGATCATCCTGCTCCTCCTGGTCATGGTCATTGCCGGATCATCCCTGTCCGTATCGGTCCCCTACGGCACCATCCTGGGCGTCGTCGCTGTTGTCATGGTCGCAGTCGGTGTCATCGTCGCGGTACCGAAGGTGCGTCGCTGGATCTGGGCAAAGGTCCGGCCGACGTGGCAGCAGGTCTACCCGCGCCTTCTGTGGATCATCGGCCAGCCGCGGCGCCTCGCCGCGGTCATCGGAGGCAACCTGCTCATGAACATCGGCTACGTGGGTGCGTTCTGGACGGCGCTGATCGCCATGGGTGGTTCGCTGAACTTCTCCACGGTGTCGATCACCTACCTGACGGCGAACGCGGCCGGCTCCTTCATCCCCTCGCCGGGTGGTATCGGCACCGTCGAAACGGCACTGACCTCCGGTCTGACAGTCGCTGGCATCTCCTCGTCGGTCGCCATCACGACGGCCCTGCTCTACCGTCTCGTCACCTTCTACGGCCGCATTCCCTTTGGCTGGCTGGCCATGAAGTACATGGAAAAGAAGAACCTCATCTAG
- a CDS encoding DedA family protein, whose translation MLHTVIEWFKNPETLLVAMGPWVLWGTMLIVLIESGVLFPVLPGESLLFTAGLLHDRLGLHLPTLILLVVVAAFVGAQIGYFLGAKWGRRFFKPDARILKTEHLDKAEHYFTNYGGRSLVIGRFIPFVRTFIPIAAGMARYPYPKFLAFNTLGAVLWGAGFLLVGALLGNVPFVHDNLTLILGVIILVSVLPVIIEIVGKRRAATEKE comes from the coding sequence ATGCTTCACACCGTTATCGAGTGGTTCAAAAATCCTGAGACCCTCCTCGTCGCCATGGGGCCGTGGGTGCTGTGGGGCACGATGCTCATCGTCCTCATCGAGTCGGGTGTCCTGTTCCCCGTGCTGCCGGGAGAATCGCTTCTCTTTACCGCCGGCCTGCTTCACGACCGCCTCGGCCTGCATCTGCCGACCCTGATCCTCCTCGTCGTGGTCGCCGCTTTCGTCGGTGCGCAGATCGGCTACTTCCTGGGTGCCAAGTGGGGACGCCGCTTCTTTAAACCCGACGCTCGTATTCTCAAGACTGAGCACCTGGACAAGGCGGAGCACTACTTCACGAACTACGGAGGCCGCTCCCTCGTCATCGGCCGTTTCATTCCTTTCGTCCGCACCTTTATCCCGATCGCCGCAGGCATGGCCCGCTACCCCTACCCGAAGTTCCTGGCCTTCAACACGCTCGGGGCCGTCTTGTGGGGCGCGGGCTTCCTCCTGGTAGGTGCGCTCCTGGGCAACGTGCCTTTCGTGCACGACAACTTAACGCTCATCCTCGGCGTCATCATCCTGGTGTCGGTCCTGCCCGTCATCATCGAGATCGTGGGCAAGCGCCGCGCCGCGACTGAGAAGGAGTAA
- a CDS encoding S8 family serine peptidase, which yields MTMKKTTAFLAFAGTCALAVTGPAALAAPPSLADAHPATGATASSLPVGDVDTALTSKSGQTSQPDQVTPTAEQNPAAIVGIIVQLQEGSDRAASLASINEAVASAFPGESAHVQREYDKALQGFALSAPAGSLDAIRAASGVKAAFLERETRVSDVDEVDAEGGTQAPRLSTQHPDNLSAQIMMRADQLTQKGEGKVVAVIDTGVEMTHPAFAGALSGKPSMSADDVAALAPQLGDGKTGVYVNDKFPFAYDYADGDNDAMPAKGSYGSHGTHVAGITAGNADQIIGVAPEAQIIVAKVSRSSDGEIPDSALLASLDDMVVLHPDVVNLSLGQLGGMDNEADSVYATVFKKLQDEGVSVNAAAGNHYSTGYGNTSGRNLPYASDPDSSTQCEPATYSSVLAVASVDNLLSYNAFSAAGKDIAYQRARGANGEKVAEIAELAAGSYEYVDAGFATEEDAAALTAKYPDGLAGKFALVSRGKLTFQKKIENLAALKPAGILVYNNVAGDSLMLMSVTTLDVPAAFISQENGQAMLAAADHHLTLVDGKTITPNSNYSMSDFSSWGVSPDLRLKPEVSAPGGSIYSAVLDGNYDHLSGTSMATPQMAGVSAVVLQRVQSDPLFASMSAREKVDVVQNLIMGTARPIADAAQETGVFYSPRKQGSGIVDALAATTSSVYPTVVGAPEQSRPKADLGDGTTGWHFEVTLHNLSGTDASYSLSSQALSEDVDGGYFTGSSTDWRGKGVDISYSGKTVSGTGEGATVIVPANGEATIGVDVTPGDQFTAFAAANTPNGTFLDGFVRFTSRTESQPDLTVPYLGFYGDWGKPAIFDQLNSDGWGHTLPSGIYNGTSGNILGYNPFTKTSDRTGLPKADRYVVSRSEASGAPTILEPRTGTLRSVHTLNTTYTNASGEKVASFTRYQNWKSGISPSTGRMTWVEEGHEPTSLDLRSDAFKGLPDGAYKLTLSAHNDGPSQVEQSISYDFRIDTVAPVVSNLEYKGEGADMVVSFDVSDSSPLAGIDVHDPADGLWFYRYVFSDREGNRGADGTYTYHVEVPFKDIDAAWGYQGGSGSVIAHPYLLAWDYGLNHSEAATLDLPSDNPGATEACASTDGGNWVKDGAGWWYACAGGKGCLANGWFTIDGSEYLFGPSGYMATGFLKRADGQWVYANESGALVGGWVRDGGQWYYLDPATKVMKTGWVADGGSWYYLRANGAMATGWVQVDGSWYYLSNSGTMATGWIKVGGLWYYLGTDGAMLTGTQVINGRTYVFDDSGVWRG from the coding sequence ATGACGATGAAGAAAACAACGGCGTTCCTCGCGTTCGCCGGCACCTGCGCGCTGGCGGTGACAGGGCCCGCGGCACTCGCAGCGCCGCCAAGTCTCGCAGACGCGCATCCCGCTACCGGAGCTACGGCCTCGTCCCTGCCGGTCGGTGATGTCGATACCGCGCTCACCTCGAAGAGTGGGCAGACTTCCCAGCCCGACCAGGTCACGCCAACCGCAGAGCAGAACCCCGCGGCGATCGTCGGGATCATCGTGCAGCTGCAGGAAGGCTCGGACCGAGCGGCATCCCTTGCCTCGATCAACGAGGCCGTGGCCTCGGCATTCCCGGGCGAGAGCGCCCACGTGCAGCGCGAGTATGACAAGGCGTTGCAGGGCTTTGCGCTGAGTGCGCCCGCGGGCTCCCTCGACGCGATCCGCGCGGCGAGCGGCGTGAAGGCCGCGTTCCTTGAGCGCGAAACCCGCGTCAGCGATGTCGACGAGGTCGATGCCGAGGGCGGCACCCAGGCCCCCCGGCTCTCGACCCAGCATCCCGACAACCTCAGCGCCCAGATCATGATGCGCGCCGACCAGCTTACCCAGAAGGGTGAAGGCAAGGTCGTCGCCGTCATCGACACCGGCGTCGAAATGACCCACCCAGCTTTCGCGGGCGCACTCTCAGGTAAGCCGTCGATGTCCGCCGACGACGTCGCTGCCCTGGCGCCCCAGCTGGGTGACGGCAAGACCGGGGTCTATGTCAATGACAAGTTCCCCTTCGCCTACGACTACGCGGACGGCGACAACGACGCGATGCCCGCCAAGGGATCCTACGGCTCCCACGGCACGCACGTCGCCGGCATCACCGCCGGCAACGCCGACCAGATCATCGGTGTCGCCCCCGAGGCGCAGATCATCGTCGCGAAGGTCTCGCGCAGCTCAGACGGCGAGATTCCCGACTCGGCGCTGCTCGCCTCCCTCGACGACATGGTGGTCCTGCACCCCGATGTCGTGAACCTGTCCCTCGGACAGCTCGGCGGCATGGACAACGAGGCCGACTCCGTGTACGCAACCGTGTTCAAGAAACTCCAGGACGAGGGCGTCTCGGTCAACGCCGCGGCCGGCAACCACTACTCGACCGGATACGGCAACACCTCCGGGCGCAACCTTCCCTACGCCTCCGACCCCGACTCCTCGACCCAGTGCGAGCCCGCCACCTACTCCTCGGTCCTCGCCGTAGCCTCGGTCGATAACCTCCTGTCCTACAATGCCTTCTCCGCCGCCGGAAAAGACATCGCCTACCAGCGTGCGCGCGGCGCAAACGGCGAGAAGGTCGCCGAAATCGCTGAGCTGGCCGCCGGATCCTACGAGTACGTCGACGCCGGATTCGCCACCGAGGAAGACGCCGCCGCCCTCACAGCGAAGTACCCCGATGGCCTGGCGGGTAAGTTTGCCCTGGTCTCACGCGGCAAGCTGACCTTCCAGAAGAAGATCGAGAACCTGGCGGCGCTCAAGCCCGCCGGTATCCTCGTGTACAACAACGTCGCCGGCGACTCACTCATGCTCATGAGCGTCACGACCCTGGACGTACCCGCCGCGTTCATTTCCCAGGAGAACGGTCAGGCCATGCTCGCGGCCGCAGATCACCACCTGACCCTCGTGGATGGTAAGACCATCACCCCGAACTCGAACTATTCGATGTCGGACTTCTCCTCGTGGGGCGTGTCTCCGGACCTGCGCCTCAAGCCCGAGGTCAGCGCCCCCGGCGGCAGCATCTACTCGGCCGTCCTGGACGGAAACTACGATCACCTCTCCGGCACGTCCATGGCGACCCCGCAGATGGCGGGTGTGAGCGCTGTGGTCCTGCAGCGTGTGCAGTCTGATCCTCTGTTCGCGTCGATGAGTGCGCGCGAGAAGGTCGACGTCGTCCAGAACCTCATCATGGGCACGGCTCGCCCCATCGCGGACGCCGCCCAGGAGACCGGTGTCTTCTATTCGCCGCGTAAGCAGGGCTCGGGCATCGTTGACGCCCTGGCTGCCACGACCTCGTCGGTGTACCCGACCGTGGTTGGCGCTCCCGAGCAGTCCCGACCCAAGGCGGACCTGGGGGACGGGACCACCGGCTGGCACTTCGAGGTCACGCTCCACAACCTGTCCGGCACTGATGCCAGCTATTCGCTGAGCTCCCAGGCCCTGTCCGAGGACGTTGACGGAGGATACTTCACCGGTAGCTCCACGGATTGGCGAGGCAAGGGCGTGGACATCTCGTACTCAGGAAAGACCGTGAGCGGCACCGGTGAGGGTGCGACCGTCATCGTCCCCGCGAACGGCGAGGCCACGATCGGCGTGGACGTCACCCCCGGCGACCAGTTCACCGCCTTTGCTGCGGCGAACACGCCCAACGGCACCTTCCTTGACGGTTTCGTGCGCTTCACCTCGCGCACCGAGTCCCAGCCGGACCTGACCGTGCCCTACCTGGGCTTCTACGGTGACTGGGGCAAGCCCGCGATCTTCGACCAGCTCAACTCCGACGGGTGGGGGCACACGCTACCCTCGGGCATCTATAACGGCACGAGCGGAAACATCCTCGGCTACAACCCGTTCACTAAGACGAGCGATCGTACGGGTCTGCCCAAGGCGGACCGCTACGTGGTCTCTCGGTCCGAGGCTTCGGGCGCACCGACGATCCTTGAGCCCCGCACGGGTACGCTGCGCAGCGTCCACACGCTCAACACCACCTACACGAATGCCTCGGGAGAGAAGGTCGCATCCTTCACGCGTTACCAGAACTGGAAGTCGGGTATCAGCCCGAGTACCGGCAGGATGACCTGGGTCGAAGAAGGCCACGAGCCGACGTCGCTCGACCTGCGTTCCGACGCGTTCAAGGGCCTGCCGGACGGTGCATATAAGTTGACGCTGTCGGCGCACAACGATGGTCCTTCGCAGGTGGAGCAGTCGATCTCTTATGATTTCCGCATTGATACGGTCGCGCCCGTTGTCTCCAACCTGGAATACAAGGGTGAGGGTGCCGACATGGTCGTCTCCTTCGACGTCTCCGATTCCTCGCCGCTGGCTGGCATCGACGTGCATGACCCGGCCGATGGCCTGTGGTTCTACCGCTACGTTTTCTCAGACAGGGAGGGTAATCGTGGGGCGGATGGGACATACACGTACCACGTTGAGGTTCCCTTCAAGGATATTGATGCTGCGTGGGGCTACCAGGGTGGCTCGGGCAGCGTCATCGCCCACCCGTACCTGCTGGCCTGGGACTACGGCCTTAACCACTCGGAGGCCGCGACCCTCGACCTGCCCAGCGATAACCCCGGCGCGACCGAGGCGTGCGCAAGCACCGACGGCGGCAACTGGGTCAAGGACGGTGCCGGTTGGTGGTACGCCTGTGCCGGTGGCAAGGGGTGCCTCGCGAACGGTTGGTTCACGATCGATGGTTCGGAGTACCTGTTTGGTCCGTCTGGCTACATGGCGACCGGTTTCCTCAAGCGTGCCGACGGTCAGTGGGTCTACGCGAATGAGTCCGGTGCCCTCGTGGGCGGCTGGGTGCGTGATGGCGGCCAGTGGTACTACCTGGACCCTGCGACCAAGGTTATGAAGACCGGCTGGGTTGCAGACGGTGGCTCCTGGTACTACCTGCGCGCCAACGGGGCGATGGCTACCGGCTGGGTCCAGGTGGATGGCTCCTGGTACTACCTGTCCAACTCGGGCACGATGGCGACGGGCTGGATCAAGGTCGGCGGCCTCTGGTATTACCTGGGAACCGATGGCGCAATGCTCACCGGCACCCAGGTCATCAACGGACGCACCTACGTGTTCGACGACTCCGGTGTGTGGCGAGGCTGA
- a CDS encoding DNA cytosine methyltransferase — protein MTKSQRLSIHQATTKADASGAPRGVMGDYSDIEPVTTPQGTFVSLYAGAGGLDIGFMIAGYVPVWVSELDPTAMQTHELAFDQLSETHQHLANTSHSVHVGDILALAEDNLPTSGMADLVIGGPPCQGFSVAGKMDPNDERSKHVFHFLDIVKRVNPRAFVLENVKALYQNKRWETTRTALQARAEKLGYSTLLTLANAADFGVPQARERMFLIGIRRDCGTPEALTPTTHSKRFSVRDAFEQLPEYNTPGNDSLCYAQITTAKAPVLRRSPYAGMLFNGAGRPLNLEAPSMTLPASMGGNKTPIIDQQALENPAKEPWVERYHRKLWTRGTEAVTAEVPPFLRRLTVEEAAAIQTFPIGMRWCGPRTTQFRQIGNAVPPRLALAVARSIRNALEGHCS, from the coding sequence ATGACAAAGAGCCAGCGCCTGAGCATTCACCAAGCCACAACAAAGGCAGATGCTTCTGGGGCACCTCGTGGAGTCATGGGCGATTATTCAGACATCGAACCGGTCACCACGCCCCAAGGAACGTTTGTCTCTTTGTACGCCGGAGCCGGCGGTCTCGATATTGGATTTATGATTGCGGGCTATGTACCAGTGTGGGTCAGCGAACTCGATCCGACAGCCATGCAGACACACGAACTTGCATTTGACCAGCTATCTGAGACACACCAACATCTTGCAAACACCAGCCACTCCGTTCATGTAGGCGACATCCTCGCACTTGCCGAGGACAACCTACCAACCTCAGGGATGGCTGACCTGGTCATTGGGGGACCACCATGCCAGGGTTTCAGCGTTGCAGGAAAAATGGACCCCAATGATGAACGCTCAAAGCATGTTTTTCACTTTCTCGATATCGTGAAACGCGTTAATCCGCGCGCATTCGTCCTGGAGAATGTGAAGGCGCTTTACCAAAACAAGCGATGGGAGACCACCAGGACTGCGCTCCAAGCACGCGCCGAGAAACTCGGTTACTCGACTCTCCTGACCCTAGCAAACGCAGCTGACTTCGGTGTGCCTCAAGCAAGGGAGAGGATGTTTCTTATCGGCATTCGAAGAGACTGCGGTACGCCAGAGGCTCTTACACCGACGACACATTCAAAGCGATTTTCTGTCAGGGACGCCTTCGAACAACTCCCTGAGTACAACACTCCAGGCAACGATTCTCTGTGCTACGCACAAATCACAACAGCGAAGGCGCCCGTGCTCCGCCGTTCACCATACGCAGGAATGCTCTTCAACGGTGCCGGAAGACCCCTGAACCTAGAAGCCCCATCAATGACTCTTCCTGCATCAATGGGCGGCAATAAGACACCAATCATCGACCAACAGGCTCTCGAAAACCCAGCTAAAGAACCATGGGTAGAGAGGTACCATCGGAAACTGTGGACTCGCGGAACAGAAGCGGTAACTGCCGAAGTTCCTCCCTTTCTTCGACGTTTAACAGTCGAAGAAGCGGCTGCAATTCAAACATTCCCAATCGGAATGAGATGGTGCGGACCACGCACCACACAGTTTCGACAGATTGGGAACGCGGTTCCGCCACGTCTAGCGCTCGCTGTCGCACGTTCAATTCGAAATGCTCTCGAAGGCCACTGCTCATAG